A portion of the Leifsonia sp. EB41 genome contains these proteins:
- the lepB gene encoding signal peptidase I: MRPRRATRKSGWKVLLRDVVVIFVIAVLVSFLIKTFVARSFYIPSGSMENTLQINDRIIVNELQPSVFPLSRGDVVVFKDPGGWLPAAAPQTGNPIQQGVGAVLDFVGLGASDSDQHLVKRLIGLPGDHITCCNALGQMSVNGVPLKEPYVLLPAGQQAVSAKPFDVTVPAGKIWVMGDNRYNSADSRYHMDDPTKGFVPMNDVVGRAFVVSWPVSHWSWLSNYPETFSGTEVKGK, encoded by the coding sequence ATGCGACCCCGTCGTGCCACCCGCAAGTCCGGCTGGAAAGTCCTCCTCCGCGACGTCGTGGTCATCTTCGTCATCGCGGTGCTCGTCTCGTTCCTGATCAAGACGTTCGTCGCCCGCTCGTTCTACATCCCCTCCGGGTCGATGGAGAACACGCTGCAGATCAACGACCGGATCATCGTCAACGAGCTGCAGCCGTCGGTCTTCCCGCTCTCCCGCGGCGATGTCGTCGTCTTCAAGGACCCGGGCGGCTGGCTGCCCGCGGCGGCCCCGCAGACCGGCAACCCCATCCAGCAGGGCGTCGGAGCCGTGCTCGACTTCGTCGGCCTCGGCGCCTCGGACAGCGACCAGCACCTCGTGAAGCGCCTGATCGGCCTCCCCGGCGACCACATCACCTGCTGCAACGCGCTCGGCCAGATGAGCGTGAACGGGGTGCCGCTCAAGGAGCCGTATGTGCTGCTGCCGGCCGGGCAGCAGGCCGTGTCGGCCAAGCCGTTCGACGTGACCGTGCCCGCGGGCAAGATCTGGGTCATGGGCGACAACCGCTACAACTCGGCGGACTCCCGCTACCACATGGACGACCCGACCAAGGGCTTCGTGCCGATGAACGACGTGGTCGGCCGCGCGTTCGTGGTGAGCTGGCCAGTGAGCCACTGGTCCTGGCTGAGCAACTACCCCGAGACGTTCTCGGGCACCGAGGTCAAGGGCAAGTAG
- a CDS encoding PLD nuclease N-terminal domain-containing protein, translated as MAVVPLLILVFFVVALIDIILRDSSQVKHLPKVAWIFIVILLPLIGGVLWFAVGREYSGAGYRGAGYRHPRGTYDVREQATPAARPLSTEEQLAALEREIENDRIRQLEAELRTRRDLDPDPS; from the coding sequence ATGGCCGTCGTCCCTCTGCTGATCCTCGTCTTCTTCGTCGTCGCGCTGATCGACATCATCCTGCGCGACAGCAGTCAGGTGAAGCACCTGCCGAAGGTGGCCTGGATCTTCATCGTGATCCTGCTCCCGCTGATCGGCGGCGTCCTGTGGTTCGCGGTCGGGCGGGAGTACAGCGGCGCCGGGTACCGCGGCGCCGGGTACCGCCACCCGCGGGGGACGTACGACGTCCGCGAGCAGGCGACCCCGGCCGCGCGTCCGCTGTCGACGGAGGAGCAGCTCGCTGCTCTCGAGCGCGAGATCGAGAACGACCGCATCCGGCAGCTGGAGGCGGAGCTCCGCACCCGCCGCGACCTCGACCCCGACCCCTCCTGA
- a CDS encoding M23 family metallopeptidase, translated as MLAHAAALLLATGLVLAPLPASADECQGQDCTTSTPTPPPDPDDSPPPTPSPTPTPTPTPKPTPKPTPTPTPTPTPTPTPTPTPTPKPTPTPTPTPTPTPAPGPTPAPTDDIPLLVPPDLGGTVQSDTAQVEQAAQLASDLATAQQTLADATTANLGAQREQAQAQAASDALAAQAKAAKKKAEASAAFATALIRAAGWKGLGSDPLAAVLGTNGDLLTKLGAVDRLRTLSDDRVTALRDAAADAKAASSLSGQAKQAADALAGIDVDASQQAVTDAQAQVDSDSAALAQLPTVLTAGTGWQALTVDPSAIATGWTLPVHGPMTDPFGPRPSRPAGTAPFHPGDDIGAACGTTIVAAAAGTILAAGPNGSYGNFILIDHGGGVETAYGHIRDGGIGVTVGEHVAVGQPIAQVGSTGASTGCHLHLEVRVNGVQIDPYPFLAARGVIVGTS; from the coding sequence GTGCTGGCCCACGCGGCGGCGCTGCTCCTGGCGACCGGCCTCGTGCTCGCGCCGTTGCCTGCGTCGGCCGACGAGTGCCAAGGCCAGGACTGCACCACCTCGACGCCGACGCCGCCGCCCGATCCTGACGATTCACCCCCTCCGACACCCTCTCCGACTCCGACGCCCACTCCGACGCCGAAGCCGACGCCGAAACCGACGCCGACCCCCACTCCGACGCCGACCCCCACACCCACGCCGACACCCACCCCGACGCCGAAGCCGACCCCCACTCCGACGCCCACGCCGACGCCCACCCCGGCCCCCGGACCCACCCCCGCGCCGACCGACGACATCCCGCTGCTCGTCCCGCCCGACCTCGGCGGCACCGTGCAGTCCGACACAGCGCAGGTCGAGCAGGCGGCCCAGCTCGCCAGCGACCTGGCCACCGCCCAGCAGACGCTCGCCGACGCCACCACTGCCAACCTCGGCGCGCAGCGCGAGCAGGCCCAGGCGCAGGCGGCGTCCGACGCGCTCGCCGCGCAGGCGAAGGCCGCGAAGAAGAAGGCCGAGGCCTCCGCCGCATTCGCGACGGCGCTGATCCGCGCCGCCGGCTGGAAGGGCCTGGGCTCCGACCCGCTCGCGGCGGTGCTCGGGACGAACGGCGACCTCCTCACGAAGCTCGGCGCCGTCGACCGGCTGCGCACCCTCTCCGACGACCGGGTGACCGCGCTGCGCGACGCCGCGGCCGACGCGAAGGCCGCGAGCAGCCTGAGCGGCCAGGCGAAACAGGCGGCCGACGCGCTCGCCGGCATCGACGTCGACGCCAGCCAGCAGGCGGTCACGGACGCGCAGGCGCAGGTCGACTCGGACTCCGCCGCCCTCGCCCAGCTCCCGACCGTGCTCACCGCCGGGACGGGCTGGCAGGCGCTCACCGTCGACCCGTCCGCCATCGCGACCGGATGGACGCTCCCCGTCCACGGCCCGATGACCGACCCGTTCGGCCCGCGGCCGTCGCGCCCGGCCGGGACGGCGCCGTTCCACCCCGGCGACGACATCGGCGCGGCCTGCGGCACGACCATCGTCGCCGCCGCTGCGGGCACCATCCTCGCTGCGGGCCCCAACGGCTCGTACGGGAACTTCATCCTCATCGACCACGGCGGCGGCGTCGAGACCGCCTACGGCCACATCCGCGACGGCGGGATCGGCGTGACGGTCGGCGAGCACGTCGCGGTCGGGCAGCCGATCGCGCAGGTCGGCTCGACCGGCGCCTCCACCGGCTGCCACCTGCATCTGGAAGTCCGGGTGAACGGCGTGCAAATAGATCCGTACCCCTTCCTCGCGGCCAGGGGGGTCATCGTCGGAACAAGCTGA
- a CDS encoding siderophore-interacting protein, translating into MPVLAPPLTDRPAYRAYRAQVLAIRRLSPGFARVSLGCDDFETFGTERLDQRIKLVFPLPDGSFSPLDADDWYGQWRALPEQRRNPFRTYTVRDVDPHERRVDVDFVVHGDGGPAARWLASAAQGDELVVIGPDALSAHSGVGIDWRPGEATELLLAGDETAAPAIASILEALPPTRTAHAFIEVPTAADALPLLAGQNVEVTWVARDGGEHGCALLPAVTGWLARHPDVVAAAAAGRVQRLEEVDVDADILWDSPEEAAGGFYAWIAGESGVVKTLRRLLVRGHGIDRGRVAFMGYWRLGRAEQA; encoded by the coding sequence GTGCCCGTGCTCGCCCCGCCGCTGACCGACCGTCCGGCGTACCGGGCGTATCGCGCGCAGGTGCTGGCGATCCGGAGGCTGAGCCCGGGCTTCGCGCGCGTCAGCCTCGGCTGCGATGACTTCGAGACCTTCGGCACCGAGCGGCTGGACCAGCGGATCAAGCTGGTCTTCCCGCTGCCGGACGGCAGCTTCAGTCCCCTCGACGCGGACGACTGGTACGGCCAGTGGCGCGCGCTGCCCGAGCAGCGCCGCAACCCGTTCCGCACCTACACGGTGCGCGACGTCGACCCGCACGAGCGCCGCGTCGACGTCGACTTCGTGGTGCACGGCGACGGCGGCCCGGCCGCCCGCTGGCTGGCCTCCGCAGCGCAGGGCGACGAACTCGTGGTGATCGGCCCCGACGCACTCAGCGCGCACTCCGGCGTCGGCATCGACTGGCGGCCGGGGGAGGCCACCGAGCTGCTCCTCGCGGGCGACGAGACCGCGGCGCCGGCGATCGCCTCGATCCTGGAGGCGCTGCCGCCGACGCGCACGGCGCACGCGTTCATCGAGGTCCCGACGGCGGCCGATGCCCTCCCGCTCCTGGCCGGTCAGAACGTCGAGGTCACCTGGGTGGCGCGGGATGGCGGCGAGCACGGCTGCGCCCTCCTCCCGGCCGTGACCGGCTGGCTGGCCAGGCATCCGGACGTGGTCGCGGCGGCTGCGGCGGGACGCGTGCAGCGGCTGGAGGAGGTCGACGTGGACGCGGACATCCTGTGGGACAGTCCCGAGGAGGCCGCCGGTGGGTTCTACGCCTGGATCGCGGGGGAGTCGGGCGTCGTCAAGACGCTCCGCAGGCTCCTCGTGCGCGGGCACGGGATCGACCGCGGGCGCGTCGCGTTCATGGGGTACTGGCGGCTGGGGCGGGCCGAGCAGGCGTAG
- a CDS encoding beta-galactosidase family protein, with the protein MSTFEIAGDDFLLDGRPHRILSGAIHYFRVHPDDWADRIRKARLMGLNTVETYVPWNAHEPRPGEWAAEGALDLARFLRTVQDEGMHAIVRPGPYICAEWDNGGLPAWLFTDPTVGIRRSEPVFLAAVTAFLERVLAIVRPLQVTEGGPVLLVQVENEYGAYGDDKDYLRHLVEVSRGAGITVPLTTVDQPEPAMLENGSLPGLLKTASFGSRSRERLATLREHQPTGPLMCSEFWDGWFDHWGAHHHTTSVEQSAADLDELLALGASVNIYMFHGGTNFGFTNGANDKGVYQPIVTSYDYDAPLDEAGEPTEKFWAFRDVIAKHAPVPAEEPVVAAAAPAFSVPFLDAVPLFAVAAKLGDWQHTDDLPTFDALGHYAGFGLYRTEIDTTEPAVLEFGEVRDRAYVFVGSTRVGVLARDHHDSAITLSPSRGTLTVLVEDQGRVDYGPRIGEPKGLIGPVRLNGEGLRRWSVLPLRLPSLDAVRAELDAAGAADGAVEREPERLAGPVFARAVFDLEEQGTLFLDTTGWGKGVAWINGFNLGRYWTRGPQETLHVPAPVTRAGRNELVILELESAADATAAFVSEPRLGHTDF; encoded by the coding sequence ATGAGCACGTTCGAGATCGCCGGGGACGACTTCCTCCTCGACGGCCGTCCCCACCGCATCCTGTCGGGGGCGATCCACTACTTCCGCGTCCACCCCGACGACTGGGCCGACCGCATCCGCAAGGCGCGGCTGATGGGCCTGAACACCGTCGAGACGTACGTGCCGTGGAACGCCCACGAGCCGCGGCCGGGCGAGTGGGCCGCGGAGGGCGCCCTCGACCTGGCGCGCTTCCTGCGCACGGTGCAGGACGAGGGGATGCACGCGATCGTGCGGCCCGGTCCGTACATCTGTGCGGAGTGGGACAACGGCGGACTGCCCGCGTGGCTCTTCACGGACCCGACAGTCGGCATCCGGCGCTCGGAGCCGGTGTTCCTGGCCGCCGTCACGGCGTTCCTGGAGCGGGTGCTCGCGATCGTCCGCCCGCTGCAGGTGACGGAGGGCGGCCCGGTGCTGCTCGTCCAGGTCGAGAACGAGTACGGCGCCTACGGCGACGACAAGGACTACCTCCGGCACCTCGTGGAGGTCTCCCGGGGCGCGGGCATCACCGTCCCGCTGACGACCGTCGACCAGCCGGAGCCGGCGATGCTCGAGAACGGCTCACTGCCCGGCCTGCTCAAGACGGCCTCCTTCGGCTCCCGCTCGCGCGAACGGCTCGCCACGCTGCGCGAGCACCAGCCGACCGGGCCGCTGATGTGCTCCGAGTTCTGGGACGGCTGGTTCGACCACTGGGGCGCCCACCACCACACGACCTCCGTCGAGCAGTCCGCCGCCGACCTGGACGAGCTGCTCGCGCTCGGCGCCTCGGTCAACATCTACATGTTCCACGGCGGCACGAACTTCGGCTTCACCAACGGCGCCAACGACAAGGGCGTCTACCAGCCGATCGTCACGAGCTACGACTACGACGCCCCGCTCGACGAGGCGGGCGAGCCCACCGAGAAGTTCTGGGCGTTCCGCGACGTGATCGCCAAGCACGCGCCGGTCCCCGCCGAGGAGCCCGTCGTGGCCGCCGCCGCGCCCGCGTTCAGCGTGCCGTTCCTCGACGCCGTCCCGCTGTTCGCGGTCGCGGCGAAGCTGGGCGACTGGCAGCACACGGACGACCTCCCGACCTTCGACGCGCTCGGCCACTACGCCGGCTTCGGGCTCTACCGCACCGAGATCGACACGACGGAGCCCGCCGTGCTGGAGTTCGGCGAGGTGCGCGACCGCGCCTACGTCTTCGTCGGCTCCACCCGGGTCGGCGTGCTCGCCCGCGACCACCACGACAGCGCGATCACACTCTCCCCCAGCCGCGGCACGCTCACTGTGCTCGTGGAGGACCAGGGCCGCGTCGACTACGGCCCCCGGATCGGCGAACCCAAGGGTCTGATCGGCCCGGTCCGGCTGAACGGCGAGGGGCTACGGCGCTGGAGCGTCCTCCCGCTGCGCCTGCCGTCGCTGGACGCCGTGCGCGCCGAGCTCGACGCTGCGGGCGCGGCGGATGGCGCTGTGGAGCGCGAACCGGAGCGGCTCGCCGGGCCGGTGTTCGCGCGCGCGGTCTTCGACCTGGAGGAGCAGGGGACGCTGTTCCTCGACACCACCGGATGGGGCAAGGGCGTCGCCTGGATCAACGGCTTCAACCTCGGCCGCTACTGGACCCGCGGCCCCCAGGAGACGCTGCACGTCCCCGCGCCTGTCACCCGCGCCGGTCGCAACGAGCTCGTGATCCTGGAGCTCGAGTCCGCCGCCGACGCGACGGCCGCCTTCGTCTCCGAACCGCGCCTCGGCCACACCGACTTCTGA
- a CDS encoding sugar ABC transporter substrate-binding protein, translating into MKRILRSRNLRRLATAVVASAVIGASLAACSSGSGSTGGGSASDVEAALKQGGTITYWSWTPSAEAQVAAFEKAYPKVKVKLVNAGTNTTEYTKLQNAVKAGSGAPDVAQVEYYAIPQFALSDSLVDLKQYGFDSLKSDYTPGPWGSVNVGGKLVGLPQDSGPMAMFYNKTVFDKYGLTVPKTWDEYVADAQKLHAADPTKYITSDSGDSGFTTSMIWQAGGRPFQVNGTKVSINLQDAGTTKWTGTWDKLVQDKLLSTVPGWSDDWFKALGNGSIATLVTGAWMPGVLESSVKDGSGQWRVAPIPTYDGTPTNAENGGGAQVVLKQSKNQALAAGFLKWLNNDPASIKVFLQSGGFPSTTKDLNSSDFLAQAPEYFGGQKINEVLVDGAKNVSTGWQYLPFQVYANSIYGDTVGQSYTSNSSLNPGLQAWQKALVSYGNQQGFTVSGK; encoded by the coding sequence ATGAAGCGCATCCTGCGTTCACGGAACCTCCGTCGGCTCGCGACCGCCGTCGTCGCGAGTGCCGTCATCGGCGCCTCGCTCGCCGCGTGCTCGTCCGGCTCCGGCTCCACCGGCGGCGGCAGCGCCTCCGACGTCGAGGCGGCCCTCAAGCAGGGCGGCACCATCACCTACTGGTCGTGGACGCCGTCCGCGGAGGCCCAGGTCGCCGCGTTCGAGAAGGCCTACCCGAAGGTGAAGGTCAAGCTCGTCAACGCCGGCACCAACACCACCGAGTACACCAAGCTGCAGAACGCGGTGAAGGCCGGCTCCGGCGCGCCCGACGTCGCGCAGGTCGAGTACTACGCCATCCCGCAGTTCGCGCTCTCCGACTCGCTCGTCGACCTGAAGCAGTACGGCTTCGACTCGCTCAAGAGCGACTACACGCCCGGCCCGTGGGGCTCGGTCAACGTCGGCGGCAAGCTCGTCGGCCTCCCGCAGGACAGCGGCCCGATGGCGATGTTCTACAACAAGACGGTCTTCGACAAGTACGGCCTGACCGTGCCGAAGACGTGGGACGAGTACGTCGCGGACGCGCAGAAGCTGCACGCGGCCGACCCGACCAAGTACATCACCAGCGACTCGGGCGACTCCGGCTTCACCACCTCGATGATCTGGCAGGCCGGCGGCCGGCCGTTCCAGGTGAACGGCACCAAGGTGTCGATCAACCTGCAGGACGCGGGCACCACGAAGTGGACAGGCACCTGGGACAAGCTGGTGCAGGACAAGCTGCTCTCCACCGTCCCCGGGTGGAGCGACGACTGGTTCAAGGCGCTCGGCAACGGCTCGATCGCGACCCTCGTCACCGGCGCCTGGATGCCCGGCGTGCTGGAGTCCTCGGTGAAGGACGGCTCCGGCCAGTGGCGCGTCGCGCCCATCCCGACGTACGACGGCACCCCGACGAACGCGGAGAACGGCGGCGGCGCGCAGGTCGTGCTCAAGCAGTCGAAGAACCAGGCACTCGCCGCGGGCTTCCTGAAGTGGCTGAACAACGACCCGGCGTCGATCAAGGTCTTCCTGCAGTCCGGCGGCTTCCCGTCCACGACCAAGGACCTGAACTCGTCCGACTTCCTCGCCCAGGCTCCGGAGTACTTCGGCGGCCAGAAGATCAACGAGGTTCTCGTGGACGGCGCGAAGAACGTCTCCACCGGCTGGCAGTACCTGCCCTTCCAGGTCTACGCGAACAGCATCTACGGCGACACCGTCGGCCAGTCGTACACCTCGAACTCCAGCCTGAACCCCGGCCTGCAGGCCTGGCAGAAGGCGCTGGTGAGCTACGGCAACCAGCAGGGCTTCACGGTCAGCGGCAAGTAA
- a CDS encoding SDR family oxidoreductase: MDGRILVTGGTGTIGRRLVPLLEDRGATVRVLTRHAQEGAADHVVGDVMTSAGLDTAMTGVEVVVHLAGGAKGDDVAAANVTAAAERAGVRHLLTLSVVGAGRMPIGYFRAKEQVEAIFAASAVPSTVLRAAQVHQLVLRMAAGMTKLPVAPAPRIRFEPVDAGEVAERLAELASGSPAGLAGEIAGPEVLEAEELLRQYADACGLRRRFVHFGLPGKMGAAYRADANLAGPAAQRGRITWAEFLRTAPEPTAEGHINAPKTRS; the protein is encoded by the coding sequence ATGGACGGACGGATCCTGGTGACCGGCGGGACCGGCACGATCGGGCGGCGGCTGGTCCCGCTGCTGGAGGATCGCGGCGCGACCGTGCGGGTGCTCACCCGGCACGCGCAGGAGGGCGCGGCGGACCACGTCGTCGGCGACGTGATGACCAGCGCCGGGCTCGACACCGCGATGACGGGAGTGGAGGTCGTGGTCCACCTCGCCGGAGGTGCGAAGGGCGACGACGTCGCGGCGGCGAACGTCACGGCGGCGGCCGAACGCGCGGGCGTGCGGCACCTCCTGACGCTCTCCGTGGTCGGCGCCGGACGGATGCCGATCGGGTACTTCCGCGCGAAGGAGCAGGTCGAGGCGATCTTCGCGGCGTCGGCGGTGCCGTCGACCGTGCTACGGGCGGCGCAGGTCCACCAGCTCGTGCTGCGGATGGCGGCCGGGATGACGAAGCTGCCGGTGGCGCCTGCGCCGCGCATCCGCTTCGAGCCGGTGGACGCGGGGGAGGTCGCCGAACGGCTGGCCGAGCTGGCGTCGGGGTCGCCGGCCGGGCTCGCCGGCGAGATCGCAGGGCCGGAGGTGCTGGAGGCGGAGGAGCTGCTGCGCCAGTATGCCGATGCGTGCGGCCTCCGGCGCCGGTTCGTGCACTTCGGGCTGCCGGGCAAGATGGGCGCGGCGTACCGCGCCGACGCCAACCTCGCCGGCCCCGCCGCCCAGCGCGGCCGGATCACCTGGGCGGAGTTCCTCCGCACCGCCCCCGAACCGACCGCCGAGGGGCACATAAACGCCCCGAAAACGCGGTCTTAG
- a CDS encoding YciI family protein — protein MKYMMFVITDSQPDTETDESDVDLWVDPLDASGKRVIGEVLAPQSESRVVRVRDGKRYVTDGPFTETKEVICGFDILEVEDLDEAVEIASRHPMARNGQLELRPFMVWE, from the coding sequence ATGAAATACATGATGTTCGTGATCACCGACTCCCAGCCGGACACCGAGACCGACGAGTCCGACGTCGACCTCTGGGTGGACCCGCTCGACGCCAGCGGCAAGCGGGTCATCGGGGAGGTGCTCGCGCCGCAGTCCGAGTCGCGCGTCGTCCGCGTGCGCGACGGCAAGCGCTACGTGACCGACGGGCCCTTCACCGAGACCAAAGAGGTGATCTGCGGCTTCGACATCCTTGAGGTCGAAGACCTCGACGAGGCCGTCGAGATCGCGTCCCGGCACCCGATGGCGCGCAATGGCCAGCTCGAATTGCGGCCGTTCATGGTCTGGGAGTGA
- a CDS encoding carbohydrate ABC transporter permease: MTALTERRKAPSRAAARSNRAARAAAPTSGRRTRKSTVLTIVMIVFTLYSFVPLVWLIVNATKSQPDLYSSFGLWFGKDFNLFQNITQLFTYRDGIFLQWLGNTLLYVVLGAGGATLLATVAGYGMAKFNFPGKRAVFAIVLGAIAVPGTALAVPTFLMFSQVGLTNTPWAVILPSLISPFGFYLIWTYASEAIPTELLEAARMDGASEFRTFFIISLRLLAPGVVTVALFAIVATWNNYFLPLIMLSDPTWYPLTVGLSQWSAQATGVGAQPIFNLVITGSLVTIIPIVAAFLVLQRYWQSGLAAGSVKQ; the protein is encoded by the coding sequence ATGACCGCGCTCACCGAACGCCGCAAAGCGCCGTCGCGCGCCGCCGCCCGCTCCAACCGCGCCGCACGCGCTGCCGCGCCGACCTCCGGCCGCCGCACCCGCAAGTCGACCGTGCTCACCATCGTGATGATCGTGTTCACGCTCTACTCGTTCGTGCCGCTGGTCTGGCTGATCGTCAACGCGACGAAGAGCCAGCCCGACCTGTACTCGTCGTTCGGGCTCTGGTTCGGCAAGGACTTCAACCTCTTCCAGAACATCACGCAGCTGTTCACCTACCGCGACGGGATCTTCCTGCAGTGGCTCGGCAACACCCTCCTCTACGTCGTTCTCGGCGCGGGCGGGGCGACACTGCTCGCCACGGTCGCCGGGTACGGGATGGCGAAGTTCAACTTCCCCGGCAAGCGCGCGGTGTTCGCGATCGTGCTCGGCGCGATCGCGGTGCCCGGCACGGCGCTGGCCGTCCCGACCTTCCTGATGTTCAGCCAGGTGGGGCTCACGAACACCCCATGGGCGGTCATCCTGCCGTCGCTGATCAGCCCGTTCGGCTTCTACCTGATCTGGACGTACGCCAGCGAGGCGATCCCGACCGAGCTGCTGGAGGCCGCCCGGATGGACGGCGCGAGCGAGTTCCGCACCTTCTTCATCATCTCGCTCCGCCTCCTCGCCCCCGGCGTCGTGACCGTCGCGCTGTTCGCGATCGTCGCCACCTGGAACAACTACTTCCTGCCGCTCATCATGCTCAGCGACCCGACCTGGTACCCCCTGACGGTCGGCCTGAGCCAGTGGAGCGCGCAGGCGACCGGGGTCGGCGCCCAGCCGATCTTCAACCTCGTGATCACCGGTTCGCTCGTCACGATCATCCCGATCGTGGCCGCGTTCCTGGTGCTCCAGCGCTACTGGCAGTCGGGTCTGGCCGCCGGAAGCGTCAAGCAGTGA
- a CDS encoding carbohydrate ABC transporter permease, which produces MTTTSLTPAAPPASPQRRLRRPRRDWRGWAFVAPFLVVFALMIVAPVIYALYLSLFRQQLIGGNAFVGLDNYIGLLQDGKFWESFGRVALFLVVQVPIMLVLSLVAALALDSARLYGAGFFRIALFLPYAVPGVVAALIWGFIYGDQFGLTASVNHLLGTQLAPLAGQWILGSIGNIVTWEFMGYNMLIFYAALRVIPGELYEAAEIDGAGAFRTVFSIKLPAVRGAIVIATIFSIIGSFQLFNEPNLLKQLAPNAISSYFTPNMYAYNLSFAGQQFNYAATVAIVMGVITAVIAYVVQLRGSRKEVR; this is translated from the coding sequence ATGACAACGACGTCCCTCACGCCGGCCGCCCCGCCGGCATCCCCGCAGCGGCGGCTCCGCCGTCCGCGCCGCGACTGGCGGGGCTGGGCCTTCGTGGCCCCGTTCCTGGTCGTGTTCGCCCTCATGATCGTCGCGCCGGTGATCTACGCGCTCTACCTCAGCCTGTTCCGCCAGCAGCTCATCGGCGGCAACGCGTTCGTCGGGCTCGACAACTACATCGGGCTGCTGCAGGACGGGAAGTTCTGGGAGTCCTTCGGCCGGGTCGCGCTCTTCCTGGTCGTGCAGGTGCCGATCATGCTCGTCCTCTCGCTCGTGGCCGCCCTCGCGCTCGACTCGGCGCGGCTGTACGGCGCCGGCTTCTTCCGCATCGCGCTGTTCCTGCCGTACGCCGTCCCCGGCGTGGTCGCCGCGCTGATCTGGGGATTCATCTACGGCGACCAGTTCGGCCTCACCGCGAGCGTCAACCACCTGCTCGGTACGCAGCTGGCTCCGCTCGCCGGGCAGTGGATCCTCGGCTCGATCGGCAACATCGTGACCTGGGAGTTCATGGGCTACAACATGCTCATCTTCTACGCGGCGCTGCGCGTCATCCCGGGCGAGCTGTACGAGGCGGCCGAGATCGACGGTGCAGGCGCGTTCCGCACGGTGTTCAGCATCAAGCTCCCGGCGGTCCGCGGCGCGATCGTCATCGCGACGATCTTCTCGATCATCGGCAGCTTCCAGCTCTTCAACGAGCCGAACCTGCTCAAGCAGCTCGCGCCTAATGCGATCAGCAGCTACTTCACGCCCAACATGTACGCCTACAACCTGTCGTTCGCCGGTCAGCAGTTCAACTACGCGGCCACGGTCGCGATCGTGATGGGAGTCATCACCGCGGTGATCGCCTACGTCGTCCAGCTCCGGGGCTCGCGCAAGGAGGTCCGCTGA
- a CDS encoding LacI family DNA-binding transcriptional regulator produces MTESIADPAPARRGGRTRGPSLGDVAAHAGVSTQTVSRVANGLTNVEAATRDRVLASMQALGYRPNRAARALRSGLFRNIGVVMFTLSSYGNMRTLDAIAGSAATAGYSITVVPVERPTQQDVSVAFTRLLEQAVDGIIIVIEAHIVDRADVELPSGLSVVVIDSTERPDYPQVDTDQAEGARQATEHLLSLGHETVWHISGPADSYSAARREQAWRDTLEAAGAPVPEVFRGDWSTTAGYGYGREIAARPEITAVFAANDQMALGVLRALHEAGRRVPADVSVVGFDDMAEADSFWPPLTTIHQEFEATGRRAVELLIAEIEGRPEPVRSSVMPTHLVVRASSGPAPLSPSPKGT; encoded by the coding sequence ATGACCGAGTCGATCGCCGACCCGGCGCCCGCACGCCGCGGCGGCCGCACCCGCGGCCCGTCGCTCGGCGACGTCGCCGCGCACGCCGGGGTCTCCACCCAGACCGTCTCGCGCGTCGCCAACGGCCTCACCAACGTGGAGGCCGCCACCCGCGACCGCGTACTGGCCTCCATGCAGGCGCTCGGCTACCGGCCCAACCGCGCTGCACGGGCGCTGCGCTCCGGGCTGTTCCGCAACATCGGCGTCGTGATGTTCACCCTGTCGTCGTACGGCAACATGCGGACGCTGGACGCCATCGCCGGCTCGGCCGCGACCGCCGGCTACTCCATCACCGTCGTGCCGGTGGAGCGTCCCACCCAGCAGGACGTCAGCGTCGCCTTCACGCGGCTGCTGGAGCAGGCGGTGGACGGCATCATCATCGTCATCGAGGCCCACATCGTCGACCGCGCCGACGTCGAGCTGCCGTCCGGCCTGTCCGTCGTGGTCATCGACTCCACCGAGCGGCCCGACTACCCGCAGGTGGACACCGACCAGGCCGAGGGCGCCCGCCAGGCCACCGAGCACCTGCTGTCGCTCGGCCACGAGACGGTGTGGCACATCTCCGGGCCGGCCGACTCGTACTCGGCCGCGCGCCGCGAGCAGGCCTGGCGGGACACGCTGGAGGCCGCGGGAGCCCCGGTGCCGGAGGTGTTCCGCGGCGACTGGTCGACGACGGCCGGGTACGGCTACGGGCGCGAGATCGCCGCGCGCCCGGAGATCACCGCGGTCTTCGCCGCGAACGACCAGATGGCGCTCGGCGTGCTCCGCGCGCTCCACGAGGCGGGCCGCCGGGTTCCCGCCGACGTGAGCGTGGTCGGCTTCGACGACATGGCGGAGGCCGACTCGTTCTGGCCGCCGCTGACCACCATCCACCAGGAGTTCGAGGCCACCGGCCGCCGCGCGGTGGAGCTGCTGATCGCCGAGATCGAGGGACGGCCGGAGCCGGTGCGCTCGTCCGTCATGCCGACCCACCTCGTCGTCCGCGCCAGCAGCGGCCCCGCGCCCCTCTCCCCGTCGCCGAAGGGCACGTAA